In one window of Primulina tabacum isolate GXHZ01 chromosome 8, ASM2559414v2, whole genome shotgun sequence DNA:
- the LOC142553818 gene encoding kinesin-like protein KIN-13B: MNAVGRQRSGVTGAHHLRQYSDNFLETSSNGRWLQSAGLQHLQSSNNAVPPPIQDFGYYNGGDQGSRMYRSVQWQRTYGGGSDFLSEPLALPGNPRQMKNGEEPVSLNEYSPGLLDLHSFDTKLLSEMPVPGLYDVPSMNHISRGRSFDDADAYFGNNKQAGKTRGLQEINVLKSLAADNLKASSVAKIKVVVRKRPINKKELAKNEEDIIETFSNSLVVHETKLKVDLTEYLEKHEFVFDAVLNEEVSNDEVYHETVEPIVPIIFQRTKATCFAYGQTGSGKTYTMKPLPLKAVRDILRLMHHTYRNQGFQLFVSFFEIYGGKLFDLLSDRKKLCMREDGKQQVCIVGLQEYRVSDVETVKELIERGNATRSTGTTGANEESSRSHAILQPTVKRSADGSESKPARAVGKLSFIDLAGSERGADTTDNDKQTRMEGAEINKSLLALKECIRALDNDQGHIPFRGSKLTEVLRDSFVGNSRTVMISCISPNAGSCEHTLNTLRYADRVKSLSKGNSKRDVSSSTTNLKESTTQPLSSIMPPTSTFEDEAGNSWLEQTEKDEYEEDFYEQEKPSLKNSKAELLKFSTSDDKTKRANEPVKWKEPPKSEMTFSNSDDDLDALLKEEEDLVSAHRRQVEETMDLVREEMNLLVEADQPGNQLDDYISKLNTILSQKAAGILQLQNRLALFQKRLKEHNVLVSSGY, translated from the exons ATGAATGCTGTGGGGAGGCAAAGATCGGGTGTAACGGGGGCTCACCATCTGCGCCAGTACTCCGACAACTTTCTCGAGACTTCCTCGAATGGGCGATGGCTGCAATCAGCTGGTCTGCAGCACCTGCAGTCCTCAAACAATGCAGTTCCTCCTCCAATTCAG GATTTTGGGTATTACAATGGAGGGGATCAGGGTTCGAGAATGTATAGAAGTGTGCAGTGGCAGAGAACTTACGGCGGGGGAAGTGATTTTCTTTCAGAGCCATTGGCGCTTCCAGGGAATCCGAGGCAGATGAAGAATGGGGAGGAACCAGTTTCGTTGAATGAGTATAGCCCAGGGCTCTTGGATCTGCATTCTTTCGATACTAAGTTGCTTTCGGAG ATGCCAGTTCCTGGTCTTTACGATGTCCCCTCAATGAATCATATATCACGAGGAAGAAGCTTTGATGATGCAGATGCATATTTTGGAAACAACAAACAAGCTGGCAAAACTCGGGGCCTGCAAGAGATCAATGTTCTGAAAAGCCTTGCAGCTGATAATTTGAAGGCCAGCAGTGTTGCAAAGATCAAAGTGGTG GTCCGCAAAAGACCAATTAACAAAAAGGAATTGGCAAAGAATGAGGAGGATATTATAGAAACCTTTTCAAATTCTCTCGTGGTCCATGAGACAAAACTTAAG GTTGATTTGACTGAGTATTTGGAGAAACATGAGTTTGTCTTTGATGCTGTGCTGAATGAAGAAGTTTCAAATGATGAG GTGTACCATGAAACAGTGGAGCCTATTGTCCCTATCATTTTCCAACGTACAAAAGCAACTTGCTTTGCTTATGGGCAAACAG GAAGTGGCAAAACTTATACAATGAAACCACTGCCGCTCAAAGCAGTAAGGGATATCTTGAGGCTCATGCATCACACTTACAGGAACCAAGGCTTTCAACTATTTGTCAGTTTCTTTGAGATATATGGAGGAAAACTCTTTGACCTGCTCAGTGATAGAAA AAAACTTTGCATGAGAGAGGATGGGAAGCAACAAGTATGTATTGTTGGCTTGCAAGAGTATCGAGTATCAGATGTGGAAACAGTCAAGGAACTTATTGAGCGAGGAAATGCAACAAGAAGTACAGGCACCACAGGTGCAAATGAAGAATCATCTCGATCGCATGCCATTCTTCAGCCTACTGTTAAGAGGTCAGCCGATGGCAGTGAAAGCAAACCTGCTCGGGCTGTTGGCAAACTCTCCTTCATTGACCTTGCTGGAAGCGAGCGGGGTGCAGACACTACTGATAATGATAAGCAGACCAG AATGGAAGGGGCTGAGATAAATAAAAGTTTGCTTGCATTGAAGGAGTGTATCAGAGCGCTTGATAATGATCAAGGCCACATTCCATTTAGAGGCAGTAAATTGACTGAAGTTTTAAGGGATTCATTTGTTGGAAATTCTCGCACTGTAATGATTTCCTGTATCTCACCAAATGCAGGATCATGTGAACATACATTGAATACGTTACGATATGCAGACAG GGTGAAGAGCCTTTCAAAAGGCAACTCCAAAAGAGATGTTTCATCTTCAACTACGAATCTGAAGGAGTCAACAACACAGCCTTTGTCTTCAATAATGCCACCAACATCAACTTTTGAAGATGAAGCAGGCAATTCATGGCTTGAACAAACTGAGAAGGATGAATATGAAGAAGATTTCTACGAGCAAGAGAAGCCATCATTGAAGAACTCGAAAGCTGAGTTACTCAAGTTCTCAACTTCAGACGATAAAACAAAGAGAGCTAATGAGCCGGTGAAATGGAAGGAGCCACCTAAATCAGAAATGACGTTTTCAAATTCAGATGATGATCTAGATGCTCTATtgaag GAAGAGGAAGATCTTGTCAGTGCTCACAGGAGACAAGTGGAGGAAACAATGGATCTTGTTAGAGAG GAGATGAATCTATTGGTTGAGGCAGATCAACCAGGAAATCAACTGGATGACTATATCTCCAAATTAAACACAATCCTATCCCAGAAAGCTGCGGGTATCTTACAGTTACAGAATCGTTTGGCTCTTTTCCAAAAACGCTTAAAGGAACACAATGTTCTTGTGTCATCTGGCTATTAA